One Solanum stenotomum isolate F172 unplaced genomic scaffold, ASM1918654v1 scaffold27263, whole genome shotgun sequence genomic region harbors:
- the LOC125851570 gene encoding uncharacterized protein LOC125851570 yields MEWKKCYLDVILVPLGFMISLTYHIWLWHKVKTQPLSTIIGTNANGRRLWVSAIIKDNEKKNILAVQTFRNTIMGSTLMATTSILLCSGLAAVISSTYSVKKPLNDAVYGGHGEFMVALKYVTLLLIFLFSFVCYSISIRFINQVNFLINCPQQDHNDLGIFILSIDYICELLEKAFILNAVANRLFYAALTLVLWIFGPVLVFLSSISLVTVLYNLDFVISNDDHKGKMMKNNIHHNGKGNGDDDYVISHV; encoded by the exons atggAATGGAAAAAGTGTTATTTGGATGTGATATTAGTTCCATTAGGGTTTATGATAAGCTTGACATATCATATTTGGTTATGGCATAAGGTTAAAACACAACCACTTTCTACTATTATTGGAACCAATGCTAATGGAAGGCGTTTATGGGTTTCTGCTATTATCAAG gATAATGAGAAGAAAAACATATTGGCTGTTCAAACATTTAGAAACACAATAATGGGATCAACCCTAATGGCAACAACTTCAATTCTTTTATGTTCTGGGCTTGCTGCTGTTATAAGTAGCACTTATAGTGTGAAAAAGCCGTTAAACGACGCCGTTTATGGTGGTCATGGTGAATTTATGGTTGCACTAAAATATGTTAcacttttattaatttttctctTCTCATTTGTTTGTTATTCTATATCAATTAGGTTTATCAACCAAGTGAATTTTCTCATCAATTGTCCACAACAAGATCATAATGATTTGGGAATATTCATCTTGAGTATTGACTACATTTGTGAGTTACTTGAAAAAGCATTTATATTAAATGCTGTGGCTAATAGGTTGTTCTATGCTGCATTAACACTTGTACTTTGGATATTTGGTCCTGTATTGGTTTTTTTGAGTTCTATTAGTCTTGTTACTGTGCTTTATAATCTTGATTTTGTGATATCTAATGATGATCACAAGGGGAAAATGATGAAGAATAACATTCATCACAATGGAAAGGGAAATGGTGATGATGATTATGTAATATCTCATGtttaa
- the LOC125851577 gene encoding peptidyl-prolyl cis-trans isomerase CYP18-1, with protein MSVTLHTNLGDIKCEIFCDEVPRTAENFLALCSSDYYDGTIFHRNIKGFMIQGGDPTGTGKGGTSIWGKKFNDEIRESLKHNARGMLAMANSGPNTNGSQFFITYAKQPHLNGLYTIFGKVIHGFEVLDLMEKTPTGPGDKPLAEIRLNRVTIHANPLAG; from the exons ATG TCGGTGACACTTCATACAAATCTAGGTGACATCAAGTGCGAAATCTTCTGTGATGAAGTGCCAAGAACTGCAGAG AATTTCTTGGCGTTATGCTCAAGTGATTATTATGATGGGACCATATTTCATAGAAACATAAAGGGTTTCATGATCCAAGGTGGTGACCCAACAGGTACAGGGAAAGGTGGGACAAGTATTTGGGGAAAAAAGTTCAATGATGAGATAAGGGAGTCTCTCAAG CACAATGCAAGAGGGATGTTGGCAATGGCCAACAGTGGCCCTAATACCAATGGGAGCCAGTTTTTCATTACGTATGCCAAGCAACCACATCTCAATGGATTGTACACCATCTTCGGGAAAGTGATACATGGATTTGAGGTTCTCGATCTCATGGAAAAG ACTCCAACAGGACCAGGTGATAAACCCCTTGCAGAGATCAGGCTCAACCGGGTGACCATTCATGCTAATCCACTTGCTGGCTGA